A segment of the Lycium ferocissimum isolate CSIRO_LF1 chromosome 5, AGI_CSIRO_Lferr_CH_V1, whole genome shotgun sequence genome:
ACCaggtaactctatccaccaaggcTTGGACAAATAGGAAGAAAATCACTTCTATCTCCGCTGATTTGAACAAGAGCCTCATGGTTCTCACCAAAGGCTCTCAACTTGACCTACTCCCTCAATTAGATGCTTAGTTAGAAAATCACTTACACGTTTTTGTGGGTCCGCTAGGATTTGACCAAAATCAACGGAGAAATTCGTCATGGTTCTCAACCACTAAGCCACATCCTTGGATATAAAAGGAACCGCAATCTCCTTAATTctcctcttgatcaatattttctcctcGTGTTTTCCACGGTTTTATCtcaacatttcaattatttttagccTACTCCCTCAAAGTTAGATGCTTAGTTAGCGGTTTTAGCTGGAACTATCTCACCCCTGTAAATACTACTTTTTGGATTTTGTTAGCTCCCTAACCTTAGCATAGCATGGGATACACTCTGATAGTAAAATTTCTTGCTAGTCCAGGTAGAGTAACAATGTGAAGATgaatagaaaaatattaattcagGACAGACAATACCTTTGTTTAAGTGATCCTGAAGTCCAAGGTGGCATGTATGTACTTCTGTGCAGAAGCAGAATCCAAGTTATGAAGCGAAATAACACCAAATAAGTTCTAAAGAAAAAAGATTGGAAATGAAAAGGAGAAATTCAACTGGTCAATATGCATACAAGACAATGATAtgaagacaacaacaacaacaacaaaaatcaaaatcacacAGACCGATTTGTGGTCATTCTTGTTAATTTATAGATAcgtcaaaatttttgaaacaaGATAATAGTCTACtatatggaaaagaaataaGCGAAACAGAATTATACAAACTAAACTCTGGCAGCGAGAAAGAAATGACAATATGACATATTCCACATAAGTAGCAAGTATGCAATATGTATCAATGCAaaaaacaagagagaaagaggtaAAGATTCCAGATTTGTTAAAACATACACTTGGACATATTTTGTACAGAATCATGAGCATTCAGACATCCAGCTTCAATGTAGGAGGAAAGTCTCTCGGTTTCATTATCTCTAATAATGCGCTCGACCAGTTCAGAATTCTTTTCAATTGGTTGGCGCCGCAGATACTCTGACAAAAGCAACGCAAACTAGTTAGGTTCAATAAAGAGTATTACAGAGCATTTATATTATTCTTGGAGTAAATTCATTCAAATGGATGCTATACAACACTCACCGAGTCCTTGTTGAAAACCAACTAGTAATCTACTTCCCACTTCTGctaattcatcaaattttgTAATCCTGAAATACAGAGTGAATCAACCTAAGTAATAGCTTGATTActcaaaacgaaaaaaaaaaaaaaaaagctatggCTTCACTTTAAGAAAAATCTGTTTTTTATTACAGATATTTCCAATTGGCCATTTCTTGATTAACAAACTCGAATTATTTGCTTGTaaattaaattgaaataaagccagacacaaaagaagaaaaagcagGTAGTTAGAGTTGTGAATAAAACCTATTCATGAAGTCTGACAAAGTTTGAAAGATGTTGTGTTTAGCTTTATACAAGGTATCACCATATTCTATTTCCATGCTACGAGAAAAAAGGTTGTCGGCGGCTAGGTATATATCTGTGACTTCTTTTGCTAAACGGTAAAGgaccaaatatacccttgtactaTTAAAAGGCTGTAAATCGGCGTTATATATTTTGGTGacttatactcttaacttataccatttgaccctttttcaatagtataagggtatatttagcccttttccgtTTGCTAAAACTggtattcatatatatatttttatcaaCTTATATGATTGGCTAGTGTTGCTTAATCAGCAATGTTTAGTCCCAATGGTGAAGAAAATACGTATATTAGatcaaatttataaattttggtaattaaatttatatttcttttatatgaATGGAAGTCTAATCAGGAATGcaagaaagaatgaaaaagaatGGACAATTTGAATTAGAGTTTAAGTTGGTGTATTAAGAGTGTATAAGTTTTTTTATACTATTAGATAAAATTGATCTACATTAATAGGTAGATTCAAGATTATAAATTTCTTGAGGAGGCATTTTAACAAATATCCTTTGATGACCTGGtaatataattaatattttatcctatatatataacttaaactcagTTAAAAATTATTGAATGACCCTTGTTGTTTGATTGAATAGACAGAAGAGTACGAGCAGGGACGAATTTGTGTGTAAAATTTGGGGCATGAGAATTCATAGTCTTTCCgcaaaactaaatattttatgtacatattttacCAAGAGGAGTGATGATCAATTGCCACTTGATgcatttttttctctcctttctttagTAGTGCACACATTCTAAAAATCTTAAATTCATCTCTAACTACAAGGGACTTGAtttcataaaattcaaaaataaaaataaacattgCGAACCTTGCTTATTGAAGCACTCAACTGAAGTTTGAGAATacccacaaaacaaaaaaaacaaaaaaaacaaaaaaaaccatTGCTGAGGGTAGAAGGTTGCTGGTGGTCATATTTTTTACATGCTTGCTAGTAGTAGAGgtttttcttcatttcaagtGATTAGAAGGTAAAGCCACCTccttatttgtattttttcctTTGTGGTTTGCTTTTCagttagaaaataaataaaattagcccTAGGCACCAAAAATGCCTAATGGACTTTatccaaagaaaaaagaaggctGCTGGTGGTCCGTTCAATTCAGTGGTTAAGCGATGGTCTATGAACATCAAATAAATGTCACTCGACGATATTGAAGTTGGCCCTAGGTGTAATAGAACTCTCAATTCCAGTATTGGTGCGAATTGTGAGGAATTTTAGTTTAGAGTCAAAATGAGTCATCGTTTAATTCTCGTAATGGGGATAAGTGCACGGGATGAAATGAGTCATCGGTCTTTTTACATTTGGGGACTCGCAGGTATTGAGGAAAAGAAATCTAAAGGagaatttaataaaaaatttactaaTCATTATCAATATCATCCCTATTACATCCTTATAATATCACACTTAACCGATATCATCCCTTAAGTTACCCAAATTTGGTCAAAAACATCCCTCCGTTAGTTTTTTAATCCTTTTCTAACGGTGCCTTCTTTCTCACGTGCAATTCATcgtcttctttttaattttttaaaatctaacCTCTTTTGGAAACAGAATCATACAGGGAACCACATTAAATCAGCAACATCAGAACATTTTTTCTCTAAAACCTCATAGATTGATCCAAGTATCTAATCCATACCACTAGTCCCCATCTGTGAAGCTAGCTCATGAGAGAGATGTGCAAGGTGGGGGTTATGCTGATGCTCATTACACAGAGGCGGACCCACATGGAAGAGTGGGAGTGCTCttcgaaaaaaaattatgtatatatatgtgtatataccttgagaaattagtatatatttaattgtgcaTTCTAACAAACGAAAGTGTCTTCGGGGCACATTGGTTGCAAATCACATTTTTACATGTCACCAAGATCGAACCCGAACgtcacttttaattattttttgagcctatttttaggaaaacaataaGCGTTAAATAAGCTTATGCATTCGAACCTCGCACAGTCATCACATATCGTACAATCTTAGCCACTGAGCTATCTCTTTCATTTGCTATACtgtattaaattttatttattacacataTTTGACTTATATACTTGTATTTTGACAACTGCTACCCTATTAGTGACCAATCAGACACGATATTATTCCTTAGTCGTCATTAAAAAATTTGACGATGTTTATGTTAAGATAATGGTGCCCCGCCGTCTTAAAATCCTGAATCCACCTCCGTGCTCATAGGTAGcaggggtgtacatggatcaattggtcggattttttaaacaccaaaccaaaccaatcgcgtcggttttaaaatttatacaccaaaccaaaccaataaaatttgggtttttcaatCGGTCCTTTTCTCATTGTTCgattttcttgggttttttgggttgtttggtTTTTCGGTTTTTGGAAACAGGTTTTTTTCgaaatagtcttgatacaaaacatataacttttacttcaaatatttctttagtcctagtaagatacaattatataattaaagtgtttcttaagaaaataacacaaaatgtgagaaaagtgatgacattgtattaaaatattcaacaaaagctaatatataatcggttaaaataaatattattaattaacaagccataaaaaaaaatgaccataatctaaaaatactaagtcatgctaaaataagtattacttacatgacaaagaaaaaacttaagttatgtatttttactcaGAATCAATTATGCAAAGCTAAAGAATAATGTATATCCAACATTATCATTCCTAGTGAtaaattgaatttattttgttaggattagtgttgagttgattttggtttggactttatttgagttacgaCATCCatggatataaaacttattaacattcaaaattctaagctCAAATCAATAATacatgataatagataaaaaattacgaaaaaatttaaaaaatatttataaattactttacaaacaaatatttttatgtataaaatgttttaaaaataatacaTATTAACGTCGCCATATTTTAgcttgatttaatttttttagttaaaaccaaaccaaaccaattatgttttttttttccaacaccaaaccgagtcaaaccaaaccattaacatttttttctcgatttgactcaatttatcgatttggtgcggtttgtcggttactttgtacacccctacgtAGCAGACTCGCATCAGATGATATGTACCTTCTCTTTGCTTCTTTGCTACAAACCAACAATTTAACAAATCGATGAAATGTAAAAATCAGTTTGTTTCACCTCTTGAAAGGTTCATTTCATGATGCTATCTATGACATGTGCTACTTATTGCTTCACTAATTATAGCTATGGATCAGCTTAGGTAGCCTCTTTGGTTTACAACGTATTTGTACTCTCTTTTTCTGTTCTTTAAAACCGGCGCCGGAGTCAAAACATTCCGAGATAGGGGCCGAAGTTGACGACCATCACAACTCATTGGAATAACTTATGtgttctttttcactttttatctCCACTTTTCTTCTCTTCCTATGCTAAACACTAATCTATCAACATAGGTGTCAACAATGATAATTTTTCTATTGGCATTTCGCCCAAAGAAATTGAAGCTCTATTTGGCAAGAAgcaaaaaaagttgaagaataAAGGCTAAAATTGATCTCATGTCAGATTTTGAGACGGTATATGATCAAAATGTCCCGTGAAGAAGGTCCCCTGTTGCTGGGTTAATGACTTCGCCAAGGTATTTTGTTCTTGATGAGCTTGaggatattttataaaatgaaaaaagatcAACCATGTGACATAAGAAGGCACCGTCAGAAATAGACGGAAAAGTTAATGGAGGGACGTTTTTGGTCAAATATGAAGAACTTAAGGGATGTTTTCAATTAAGTAAAATATTATAAGGATGAGATGAAAGTTAAGCTAAAACAAGAGGGATGATATTGGTCAAATATATTGGACATATACGTGCTTGTCTAATTTATTTGATAGCTCTAGCTTTTTATATATCTTTTGAGCATCTTTCATGTATAGAGAATCGAAGTTACGTTATCCTTCCtcaaattgtattttctttGTTAAGGTTTTGGTCTATAGTCCTCGTctattttgttttgattatctttctctttctttctcttaaaaaaatattagcaCTTGTTGCCATGGTTCCTGATTGTGTTCGTTGGCTTCCCTCTCCAATTTCTCCCCCGAACTCgaacattataaaaaataaaaaaaataaaaaacagagAAAATTGCAGTTTTTCTTCCCCACTCAACTTCTGTTATTTATAGCTTTCTTTGGTTGGATCGGATAAACCAATGTGAAGTTACAAGAGGAAACAGGTCACGTGAGGAACAATTTAGCCCTTCACGCCAATTTGCAAATTATGTTGAACTGTTATTAAAACACTTGGCCATATCTCCTAAATAAACTCACAGAAATAGACAAAactgaaagagagaaaaaaagaaaaagaaaaaaaagcattACCTAAACATATACTTTGGCCCCAACAATCTCACTTTACCACTAGCTTTAGGAAGTGCAAAACATGCCTCTTCACCTGGAAATGATCAACTTTTTATCCAAAAGTCATTTCACTTCAACCTTATATTGGAGTGTCCTCAAATTCTCATCccaacaaattaacaacaaaaagaaataaaataagatattCACTATAGGAGATGAGAACGATGGGTTTCTTGAGGTGTCTCTTAGGTGGTTTTCTTCTTGCCATTGTGTTCTCTGTATCTAATGGAGACCCTTTGGTTCCAGCATTGTGCATCTTTGGTGACTCtgtagttgatgtgggaaaTAATAACAACTTAAGCACTCTCATCAAGGCAAACTTTCCACCTTATGGAAGAGATTTTGTTACCCACAGACCCACCGGACGGTTCTGCAATGGAAAGCTGGCCACAGACTTCACTGGTAATGCCTAAAACATCTCAATAATCGTCTAGCCaacaccccccacccccccccccccaaaaaaaaaaaaaccaccacGAAAAGCAAATGTCCTCTGTTGTTTCTCACACATGCATGTTTTTATCCGCAGCTGAATATCTTGGGTTCACTTCATACCCGCCAGCTTACCTGAGTCGAGAAGCAAGAGGGCAAAGAATTCTTACTGGTGTTAACTTTGCCTCTGCTGCTTCTGGTTATTATAATGTGACTGCTCGACTGTTTGTAAGTACTCAAATATGTCTGAGAATAGAAATCTGTCGATTTTTTTGAAGATGACTAACTTGGAAATGTCATGGTTTTTGCAGCGTGCTCTAACGTTGTCACATCAACTAAAATATTACAGGTTGTGGCAGAGAAAAGTAGTGAATCTGGTAGGGAGGACCCAGGCTACTAACATTTTCTCAGGAGGAATACATCTTATAAATGCAGGAAGCAGTGACTTCATTCAAAACTATTATATAAATCCACTACTCAACAGACGCTACTCACCTGATGAATTCTCAGATATCCTCATGCAGTCTTACTCATCATTTGTTCAGGTCCGGTTTCCTCTTCTGTGTACTAATTGTTAGCGCTTCAACTATTTCCATAAACTAATTCAAAATACGGGCAACCTGCACAGAATTACTAGGCATAACCCTTGCGCACAAGAGCACTATCAAATGAAAATGCAACTAGGACTAACCTATTATAATGTCAATTTACCACGTAGTATTTTCGTATGATAGTAAGAGCCctggaaaataaattttaagttCCAACACTCATTTGACAAATGGGAGCAAGCTAGCCCACGCATGAATCATAacaagcacttatcaaattacAGAAACTTGGATTGTTACAGGCTGTACAAGGATGACATACACTTGAGCACCAGGTAGACTTATCCTGAAAAATAAGCTGGGTATTATCACAATCTTTACTCCTGATACTGAGAACATCAATAATTCAGATCGAGCTGTAATTATAAATCACAAACTAAGaaatattatatgcaaattgTTCAATTATACACAAATTCCACATGTTAATATCAAAAACAATCTATGGACAGAACCTCTATGATCTGGGAGCAAGGAGGATTGGGGTCACAACTCTGCCACCAACTGGTTGTTTGCCAGCTGCCATTACTTTGTTCGGTAGAGGAAGGAACCAATGTGTTGCAAGACTGAACCAAGACGCAATCTCCTTCAACAATAAACTCAACAGGACATCTCAAAATTTAAAGAACAAGCTTTCCGGCCTCAAGCTCGTAGTCTTTGACATCTATCAGCCTCTCTTTGATCTGATCACAAAACCTGCAGAAAGTGGTAACATGCTGAAACTATTTCTCCCTTCTCCTTTTCCTTCCTTCTTCTCAAACTCGCTTAACCTTCAAAAGTTTTCCAAAGCATAAACATGTACAAAATTTTATTGTCAACAAAAAGAACACAAGAAGACGTGTCTCATTTCTTGAAACTTGACATTAGGAAGCAATTTAAATTTCTAAAACGGGTTTATGCTACTGTATTCTAAAATCAAAAAGGTGAATTAGGAATGTCCCCCTTCTGGATCACATTTTCGCTGATAATATTCCTTTCCCAGGATTTTTTGAATCAAGGAAGGCTTGCTGCGGGACTGGCACACTAGAAACATCATTCCTTTGTAATGCCAGGTCCATAGGAACATGCTTCAATGCTACAAACTACGTCTTCTGGGATGGATTTCATCCCTCAGAATcggcaaatgagaagttagctCAAAGTCTGTTGGAACAGGGTTTTGACCTCATCTCTTAAAGCCTCAAAGTGGTCTACTTTGTAGTTCACCCCTTTCATGATAATGTTTATTACTTTCGAACTTGAAGTCAGTCTTGGTTCATACAAGCTAAAGTTTATCTCATATGAAAGCAGTTACAGCGAAGTACAACACGTCTGACAGCCTTCCCAGCTTGGGAATATGTTTTTGGGTATTAGATATACTGTGACATGAAAGTCAACTGAAAGAACAGTTTTAATTAAGTCTTTTGAGTCATCCCATAAGATGAGCTCTATTCAACACTAAATATTCTACTTGATTAAAGTAAGTTATTAAGTACTGCATTACagccaccaaaaaaataaaaaaattaaaaaaaaaaaaggcgaagAAATTTAATCTTCTGGAAtttccatctttcttttggCGGTGGGGGAGGGGGTGATCTTCTGCTAGCTTTTGTGTTATacaacaaagagaaaaccaCTTTACCTGCACAATAACTATGAAAGTTCGAAACCAGCATTGGAATTGATAGCATATAGAAGCTTTGCTCTCAAAGTACTCTGGCGTTTGTATGTTGGAAGCTGTCAAAGGCAGAAGGAAAATGCAGAGATTATTGCAATATATTCAAGTCAAAGAGGTCCTGTTGTTCAAGCTAGCTTGATTTTTCATTTGACAAAATACGAGTTGGTGCATCCAATGCCTCAAACTTAACGTATTATAATTTAAGACTGTACCTTGAGGGTGTTGTAGCAAGTAGAAGCTGAAGGAAGCCGATCAACATCCTGTCCGCCGAATGTCGAAAATAGTGGCAAATCACACGAAACCTATATTTACGAAATTTCATTACTATTAAGCACTGGTAAGCAAAACAATTCTACTCTTTTGGGTGGAGAAAGTGCAGACCTTGTGAATGGTGAAGGTTGGCTGCAGATGTTTGAATCCAAGCAAAGGAGCTCGCGAACAACTTGTCACAAACTTAAGCAGCAAACACCGTTCTTTTGGTTCAAAATTCGCAAATACCTAAACCACAAGAACAATTAGTTACAAATGCTTAATTGTCTTCATAGGTTCATTCTCCCACTTTAACACTAGCGACAACATACACATGGCCAGCTAacacaaaacaataacaaaTCTCTGCTTAGACCAAGTTCCTTAATGTTGAGAGATGTTTGTTTGCGACGGTTAAGTAGACAATGGTGGATATCACATTTGCAGTTTCTTAACATAGAAAATTCATGTATACCTCCCAAAAGAGTTTAACTGTCCGACTCCCTTCTGTGTAACCTCCAGTATAGCGTGTATTTTTCCTTAAATCATCAATGTCAATATCATGGTTTCCCCCTGAAAGCAACTGGATAAATACTTTGGATTAGCTGAAACGGAAGCATGCAGTCCAGCAAAGGAAAGCCTTTGTGACTCATGTGGCTTTCAACTTATTATCACACCAAATTAAAGCATATGCACTATTTGTAGTTTCTTTAAGCCTTTCATTTATTGTCTGCATGGCATGTCACATTTAACTTCCTTAATTTTAGAGAAATGTGGAGAACCAGTCAACCAGATAAGATAGagcaaagagaaaaaagaaaaattgcagAGGTGTTGCCAACACATTCTGCAATGCATTTACAAGCGAATCCTTGTTTTGAATAAGCAAAGAGACAAGGAAGTCAAAACCTAGCATGGAAAGAACAAGGAGAGATCAGTTGATGGTCGAATCTCATACCCCATGAGGAATACACTAACATTCTATGGATTGATGGTGGGATAACAGAGTAAGCGCATACGTATGCAAACAAACCAATAAGCAAGcctgttctctctctctctctctctctctccctctcttgCCCACACACACATAGCGACTACATACACTTGCAAGAATATATGCATCTGTAATAAAGCACAAGTCGAACTACAGAGGCATCCACCTTCATTGTACAATAGGGCAAGAAAATTGTACACAAAGTTCTGCTAAGCTATGCACAAAGGGAATTACCTGATTAAATTCACTTGCATTAAACAACTTTAACCAGGAAGGAGATATAAGGTCTGTCAATCCTCTATAAAATGCATTTGAGAAAGCAAGTATCTGCAATTGAGTGCTGGAAACAATAAGTCACTAATACCAGCAAAATGGGCATCTCAATGTAGGAGCACAAGTATCGGTACCTGCCGATTTAGTTTAAAATCTGCCATTGCATGAACATATTGCAACATGTTCTCTTTTGTTACAGAGATATCCTTGCCACCAGGTTTAAGCTCAATAACAATGTGTTTTCCTAATGATTCTTCAGTAACTGTAAAATCCAATGCGAGGTCCTTGACATCACCATCATAGTGCTGCATAAACCGAAACAAAATATATGTCTTATGCATAATTCCATTAAAATTACTTTTAGAGGTGTGGGGTTGTTCATTAGTTAATTATGTTAGATTGCAACTTTATTACTGTCCTCATTAGAAAATTATCACTAGTATACTTACAAATAGGCGTGTCTATATTCCATATTGATCAAACAACTAATACATTTCTATCCTCATTTTTTCATTTAGTATTGGAGCCTTTACAATCTTATAACAGAACACTTCTTTGATTGGTAATGATCTTATAAGAGCTTAGAAGCATTTACCTTAACATACATCAGATTCCTGTATAGCTCAGGATCAAGTGTAGATAATTCATCAAGAAAGCTATAGCGGCCCAACAGCTTTTGCACAAAAACATGTGAAAAGGAATAATCTAGCAATATTCCCTCATAGAGCGCTTTGCCAACAATTCTCCCTAGAAACTCAATCATCTGAAATCCATTGTCCAAAAATCTTGCAGCTGTATTAGGAATTAGATGTCTGTCTGAGGTCAAGGTCTGTGTGAAGAGCCCGTACCTTACAAAATAGAACCAATTACAAAGACCTTCAGTCATTTCAGAGAGCAAAATATGAGATGGCTAACTGGATAACTACATAAGCACAGGCAACTCACTCAGGTGAGAAGGCTGCTTTGGCTATTTCTGTCAAGAATTCCTTGGACAACCCACCATAGTCCAGGCCAGCCTCTGGAAGACCAGACTCATTCACGAAAGAGACGTGGATGCTGGACTTTAACCTTGATCCTAAGTTATTTAGTTGCTGAAATCCATCTTCAACAATATGACCACGACGAATTACTATCTCAACATTACGTGGACCAGGTCCAACAACTTCACCGGCCATTTTTCTTGATACTTTGTCCATGTTGATGAATTCTCTGAACATCTCAACCCTGCCAAGGACCAGAAATGATTTAGATTACTGCTAGACCAGAAGAAAACAACTGGCACCCTTTAATCTAAATTGTGAGAAACAGTTGCATGCGTAATTCCAAAATGATAACTCTGGTGCAAGAACTACTCATATGAATTCATGTAAGTTGACATAGCAACATCTCTTTCTctagaaatcaaaagaaaattactCTTTTCATGATTGCATTGGACCTATGAGACTAACCTCCGCGGTTTGAGCCACAACATGCAACATCATCATATACAGTGGACCAACATAGAAGCACAacagaaaagggccaaatatacccctcgttatagcAAAGGAATTCACGAGGGAAATTACTAAAATTACTAGTGATAATCAATTTTTAATTGTAACTTCTGGTTAAGGAATATAGAGTTCTGAACTTTTACCTTCCAGGAATTTCAGGCGCCAATAATCAAATctccaaaatataaaaataaaaaaaaaacttaatttggATTTGCTAAGTGCTAACTGCCAGTTAAGTCATTACTATTCTGGTTCTAGCACTAATTTTAATGTCAActcttataaaaaatatattgtttGTTTACTACGTACATTTTTTAAACCATTTCACTGACACATGAATTCCTTTGCTTTGTAATGAAATTGAGTCAGGTAGTGGATAAAAGCATTGGGGCGGGTCTTTTTATTTCTGAGCTGACACATGTCATTCCACTAAAAATAAGGGTAAATCAGTGCCAAAGTTCAGGGGAGGAGCATATTTGGACCGAAAGTATAACGAAAGGGGTATAtctggacccaaagtataatgaGGGGGTATATTTAAACCATGTctaatagtacaggggtatatttgacccttttccgcaAGTACAACTCCCAGTTATTATGAAAATAATCGGAAAAAACACACAACCATGTTACATATGTATTTATGCCATTAAAATGTTTAAAAGACGGAGTATAAGTCCATAAAGTTCCTTATTGGCAACACAAAAAGGAGGCTAATGTATTTATATCTTAGACAAAGGTTCAGACAATAAAAAACCCAACCAAAAAGACTCATGAGTAAACTACCTTGATTCATGATAGAAACTTTATACTTCCAAGGTGTTAAAGGGAATAACAGTCAGCGTTGAAAGATACTACTGTCACAAATCAAATTTGGTGGTGTTGGTGTCATTAGCTTCCTCACCCCAGCAGGGGCTTCAAAAAAATACTGTAAGCACAATATGATGACGTTCAAATGTTAAGGCTTGTTTTAGcatacaagtttcaaaagtctttctttctttcttaaactccgtgcccagtcaaacagTGGCACATATATTGGGTCGGCAGTCGGCGGGAGTACCATACATCTTAAGGTGGAAGAGGAAGACtaaaacaaaaatatgaacaaaCAGATATGAATCTTAACTAGGTCACCGGAACTAACAAAAGACGAAAGGCACAGAGAGTTGCGGACAAAATCCATGATCTGCCAGTGTCAAGCATGGGAAAGGAGCATTTGGATAAACTCTAGACGTTAGAAACTATCGGAATAAGCTTAAAGGTAAATCAATGATGAATTATCAAAGCTTATGGTAAGTTTTTCATGTCAAAACTACCTTTCCTCAAATGGGAAAATGTGTGGGATAACAGTAATGATGGAGCCCATGCTCAGAGAGGTTAATGCGTCATCACCGTTTGAAGTAGCTGACAAAACTTCATGAGTCCTAGCAGCTACAGCAATGGGCGGCCGATTATTTCTACCTGGTGAAAGCCACAAAGTAGGAGGGCAAAATTGGTGCCTGCAATCCCTTTCATACAATAAATGAAGACATTTGATAGCAGAATCTGTCAGAGGTCTACTTTCAGGACCAATACTGTGCGCCATTGTGTTATAAACCAATGTATTCAGCACGGACACAATTTTCTGCTGCTGCTCCAATGTAAAGGGAACCTACATTCACGCAACTCTTACTTTCAGGATTTATTAATATCATTCTAAAGATATTGGAAAATCAAATATTGCACGAAATATTGAAGTGAAAAAGA
Coding sequences within it:
- the LOC132057381 gene encoding GDSL esterase/lipase At5g03820-like produces the protein MRTMGFLRCLLGGFLLAIVFSVSNGDPLVPALCIFGDSVVDVGNNNNLSTLIKANFPPYGRDFVTHRPTGRFCNGKLATDFTAEYLGFTSYPPAYLSREARGQRILTGVNFASAASGYYNVTARLFRALTLSHQLKYYRLWQRKVVNLVGRTQATNIFSGGIHLINAGSSDFIQNYYINPLLNRRYSPDEFSDILMQSYSSFVQNLYDLGARRIGVTTLPPTGCLPAAITLFGRGRNQCVARLNQDAISFNNKLNRTSQNLKNKLSGLKLVVFDIYQPLFDLITKPAESGFFESRKACCGTGTLETSFLCNARSIGTCFNATNYVFWDGFHPSESANEKLAQSLLEQGFDLIS